From Ramlibacter tataouinensis, the proteins below share one genomic window:
- a CDS encoding tripartite tricarboxylate transporter TctB family protein, with the protein MANEDPHGEEGAALATNASVDAVVAALLTIVGMVVMFEARRLGASWTTDGPGPGYFPFYIGAILTIGGLGILYQALLSKNADKGSFVDKEQLGRVLSVLLPSMVYVGAIMVLGQYVASAIFIAVFMVWLGKYSIVKSVLLGVIVNAFFFAMFEVWFKVPLFKGALNPLAFLGY; encoded by the coding sequence ATGGCTAATGAAGATCCGCACGGCGAGGAGGGCGCCGCCCTCGCCACCAATGCGAGTGTCGACGCCGTCGTCGCTGCCCTGCTCACCATCGTGGGCATGGTCGTCATGTTCGAGGCGCGTCGGCTCGGCGCGTCGTGGACCACCGACGGCCCGGGCCCGGGCTACTTTCCCTTCTACATCGGCGCCATCCTGACGATCGGCGGCCTGGGCATCCTGTACCAGGCGCTGCTGTCAAAGAACGCCGACAAGGGCAGCTTCGTCGACAAGGAGCAGCTGGGACGCGTGCTGTCCGTGCTGCTGCCCTCCATGGTGTACGTCGGGGCGATCATGGTGCTCGGGCAGTACGTCGCCTCGGCGATCTTCATTGCCGTCTTCATGGTGTGGCTCGGCAAGTATTCGATCGTCAAGAGCGTGCTGTTGGGCGTCATCGTCAACGCCTTCTTCTTCGCGATGTTCGAGGTCTGGTTCAAGGTGCCCCTGTTCAAGGGCGCGCTGAACCCGCTGGCCTTCCTCGGCTACTGA
- a CDS encoding tripartite tricarboxylate transporter permease produces the protein MEELSALFQGFAVVLTPMNIGLMFVGITLGVLIGVLPGLGGANGVAILLPLTFTMSPTSAIVMLSCIYWGALFGGAITSVLFNIPGEPWSVATTFDGYPLAQKGKAGEALTAAFTSSFIGAFVAVLMITFLAPLVAKFALKFGAPEFFSVYLLTFCSFVGMGKGSPFKVLVSMALGFALAAVGMDTVTGQLRLTFGIPDLMRGFDFLIAVIGLFGIGEILQSMEEGLSFSGKSARINAKVVWETWKQLPRYWVTSVRSSLVGMWMGITPGGATPASFMSYGLAKKMSKNGANFGKGEVEGVVAPETAAHAAGTSALLPMLALGIPGSPTAAVLLGGLLIWGLQPGPLLFVEQKEFVWGLIASMYLGNLAGLFVVLSTVPLFASILRIPFSIIAPVIIVICAIGAFTVHNAMLDIWLMLAFGVIGYVFKKLDYPLAPLVLALVLGDKAEDSFRQAMLVSQGDVMIMWANPLVGSITTLALLMLAWPLISKLVALVRRGGSKAAFPEEQPVD, from the coding sequence ATGGAAGAACTCTCAGCCCTGTTCCAGGGATTCGCGGTGGTGCTGACGCCCATGAACATCGGCCTGATGTTCGTGGGCATCACCCTCGGCGTGCTGATCGGCGTGCTGCCCGGCCTGGGCGGCGCCAACGGCGTGGCCATCCTGCTGCCGCTGACCTTCACGATGTCGCCGACCTCGGCGATCGTGATGCTCTCCTGCATCTACTGGGGGGCGCTGTTCGGCGGCGCCATCACCTCGGTGCTGTTCAACATACCGGGCGAGCCCTGGTCGGTGGCCACCACTTTCGACGGCTATCCGCTGGCACAGAAGGGCAAGGCGGGCGAGGCGCTGACGGCGGCCTTCACCTCCTCCTTCATCGGCGCCTTCGTCGCGGTGCTGATGATCACCTTCCTCGCGCCGCTGGTCGCCAAGTTCGCGCTGAAGTTCGGTGCGCCCGAGTTCTTCTCGGTGTACCTCCTCACCTTCTGCAGCTTCGTCGGCATGGGCAAGGGCTCGCCGTTCAAGGTGCTGGTGTCCATGGCGCTGGGCTTTGCGCTGGCAGCGGTGGGCATGGACACGGTGACCGGCCAGCTTCGCCTGACCTTCGGCATCCCTGACCTGATGCGCGGCTTCGACTTCCTGATCGCGGTGATCGGCCTGTTCGGCATCGGCGAAATCCTGCAGTCGATGGAAGAAGGCCTGAGCTTCTCGGGCAAGTCCGCGCGCATCAACGCCAAGGTGGTGTGGGAGACCTGGAAGCAGCTGCCGCGCTACTGGGTGACCTCGGTGCGCAGCTCGCTGGTCGGCATGTGGATGGGCATCACCCCCGGCGGTGCCACCCCTGCGTCCTTCATGAGCTACGGGCTGGCCAAGAAGATGTCCAAGAACGGCGCGAACTTCGGCAAGGGCGAAGTCGAGGGCGTCGTGGCGCCCGAGACCGCCGCCCACGCGGCCGGCACCAGCGCGCTGCTGCCGATGCTGGCGCTGGGCATCCCGGGCTCGCCGACGGCGGCGGTGCTGCTGGGCGGCCTGCTGATCTGGGGCCTGCAGCCCGGACCGCTGCTGTTCGTCGAGCAGAAGGAGTTCGTCTGGGGCCTGATCGCCAGCATGTACCTGGGCAACCTGGCCGGCCTGTTCGTGGTGCTGTCGACGGTGCCGCTGTTCGCCTCGATCCTGCGCATCCCGTTCTCGATCATCGCGCCGGTGATCATCGTGATCTGCGCGATCGGCGCCTTCACGGTGCACAACGCGATGCTGGACATCTGGCTGATGCTGGCGTTCGGCGTGATCGGCTACGTGTTCAAGAAGCTGGACTACCCGCTGGCGCCGCTGGTGCTCGCACTGGTGCTGGGCGACAAGGCCGAGGACTCGTTCCGGCAGGCGATGCTGGTCTCGCAAGGCGACGTGATGATCATGTGGGCCAACCCGCTGGTCGGCTCGATCACCACGCTGGCCCTGCTGATGCTGGCCTGGCCGCTGATCTCGAAGCTGGTCGCCCTGGTGCGTCGCGGCGGCAGCAAGGCGGCGTTCCCCGAGGAACAGCCGGTCGACTGA
- the frc gene encoding formyl-CoA transferase — translation MSKPLAGIRIIDFTHVQAGPACTQLLAWFGADVIKVERPGAGDVTRSQLRDIPDVDALYFTMLNSNKRSITLDTKTQDGKRVLEKMISEFDVLVENFGPGALDRMGFTWERIQQLNPKLIHASVKGFSEGHHYEDLKVYENVAQCAGGAASTTGWWKGENSPPTISAAALGDTNTGMHLAIGILTAIIGRNQTGKGQKVAVSMQDAVLNLCRVKMRDQQRLEKIGYLEEYPQYPHEMEAFADKVTPRGGNAGGGGQPGWILKCKGWETDPNAYIYFTVQGHAWEPICDALGKPEWKTDPAYTTPRARQPHIDEIFATIENFIKDKTKFEAVDIFRKYDIPCAPVLSMKELLRDESLRKSGSIVEVPHKTRGSYYTIGSPIKFSDLKPEVTASPLLGEHTDEVLGELGYSKDQIATFHAVGVV, via the coding sequence GTGAGCAAACCACTGGCGGGCATCCGCATCATCGACTTCACCCACGTGCAGGCCGGGCCGGCCTGCACCCAACTGCTGGCATGGTTCGGCGCCGACGTGATCAAGGTGGAGCGCCCCGGCGCGGGCGACGTCACGCGCTCGCAGCTGCGTGACATCCCCGACGTCGACGCGCTGTACTTCACCATGCTCAACAGCAACAAGCGCTCGATCACGCTGGACACCAAGACGCAAGACGGCAAGCGGGTGCTCGAGAAGATGATCAGCGAGTTCGACGTGCTGGTCGAGAACTTCGGCCCCGGCGCGCTGGACCGCATGGGCTTCACCTGGGAACGCATCCAGCAGCTCAATCCGAAGCTGATCCACGCGTCGGTCAAGGGCTTCAGTGAAGGCCACCACTACGAGGACCTGAAGGTCTACGAAAACGTGGCGCAGTGCGCCGGCGGCGCCGCCTCGACCACCGGCTGGTGGAAGGGCGAGAACTCCCCGCCGACCATTTCGGCGGCGGCGCTCGGCGACACCAACACCGGCATGCACCTGGCGATCGGCATCCTCACCGCGATCATCGGCCGCAACCAGACCGGCAAGGGCCAGAAGGTTGCCGTCTCGATGCAGGACGCCGTGCTGAACCTGTGCCGCGTGAAGATGCGCGACCAGCAGCGCCTGGAGAAGATCGGCTACCTCGAGGAGTACCCGCAGTACCCGCACGAGATGGAAGCCTTCGCCGACAAGGTGACGCCGCGCGGCGGCAACGCCGGCGGCGGCGGCCAGCCGGGCTGGATCCTGAAGTGCAAGGGCTGGGAAACCGACCCCAACGCCTACATCTACTTCACGGTGCAGGGCCACGCCTGGGAACCGATCTGCGACGCGCTGGGCAAGCCCGAGTGGAAGACCGACCCGGCCTACACCACGCCGCGCGCCCGCCAGCCGCACATCGACGAAATCTTCGCCACCATCGAGAATTTCATCAAGGACAAGACCAAGTTCGAGGCGGTCGACATCTTCCGCAAGTACGACATCCCGTGCGCGCCGGTGCTCAGCATGAAGGAACTGCTGCGCGACGAGTCGCTGCGCAAGAGCGGCTCGATCGTCGAAGTGCCGCACAAGACGCGCGGCAGCTACTACACGATCGGCAGCCCGATCAAGTTCTCGGACCTCAAGCCCGAAGTCACCGCCTCGCCGCTGCTCGGTGAGCACACCGACGAGGTGCTGGGCGAACTGGGCTATTCGAAGGACCAGATCGCCACCTTCCACGCCGTCGGCGTGGTCTGA
- a CDS encoding aldo/keto reductase produces MKRIALPCGESVPALGQGTWHVGDDPSRRQEEIATLQHGIALGLALVDTAEMYGDGRSEQLVGEALAGRRDQVFLVSKVYPHHASRQAMRRACEASLRRLRVEAIDLYLLHWPGAVPLAETVQAFEALQGAGKIRHWGISNFDLEGMQALWRTPGGPAAQTNQVLYHLGERGIEWDLRPRLGERRLPVMAYSPFDEGRLLKNRALVAFARRHGSTPAQVALAWLLAQDGVIAIPKTGSRARVEENAGALARPLSAAQLEELGRHFPAPQGPTPLSMI; encoded by the coding sequence ATGAAACGCATAGCACTTCCCTGCGGCGAGAGCGTGCCCGCCCTGGGCCAGGGCACCTGGCACGTCGGCGACGACCCGAGCCGGCGCCAGGAGGAGATCGCCACCCTCCAGCACGGCATAGCCCTGGGCCTGGCGCTGGTGGACACGGCCGAGATGTACGGTGACGGCCGCTCCGAGCAGTTGGTGGGCGAGGCCCTCGCCGGCCGGCGCGACCAGGTGTTCCTGGTCAGCAAGGTCTACCCGCACCACGCCTCGCGCCAGGCGATGCGCCGGGCCTGCGAGGCCAGCCTGCGGCGCCTGCGCGTGGAGGCGATCGACCTGTACCTGCTGCACTGGCCCGGCGCGGTGCCGCTGGCCGAGACCGTGCAGGCCTTCGAGGCGCTGCAAGGCGCCGGCAAGATCCGGCACTGGGGCATCAGCAACTTCGACCTCGAGGGCATGCAGGCGCTGTGGCGCACGCCCGGCGGCCCGGCGGCGCAGACCAACCAGGTGCTCTACCACCTGGGCGAACGCGGCATCGAATGGGACCTCCGGCCCCGGCTGGGCGAGCGCCGGCTCCCGGTCATGGCCTATTCGCCCTTCGACGAAGGGCGGCTGCTGAAGAATCGCGCGCTGGTGGCGTTCGCCCGCCGGCACGGCAGCACGCCGGCCCAGGTGGCGCTGGCCTGGCTGCTGGCGCAAGACGGCGTCATCGCCATTCCCAAGACCGGCAGCCGCGCGCGCGTCGAGGAGAACGCCGGCGCGCTGGCGCGTCCCTTGTCGGCGGCGCAGCTGGAGGAACTGGGACGGCATTTCCCCGCGCCGCAAGGGCCCACGCCGCTCTCGATGATCTGA
- the metW gene encoding methionine biosynthesis protein MetW encodes MSDRATMLSIARLVPEGSRVLDLGCGDGALLDHLQRERGCSGYGVEIADDNVLACVKRGVDVIQLNLDEGLSMFDDSSFDVVLQVDTLQHLRNAETMLVETARVGRIGIVAFPNFAHWPNRLAILRGRMPVTKRLPYQWYDTPNIRVGTFKDFEVLATKNQLSILDAFGLQEGREVRRLPNVRASTAVFKFERG; translated from the coding sequence ATGAGCGATCGAGCGACCATGCTCTCCATCGCCCGCCTGGTGCCCGAAGGCTCGCGCGTGCTGGACCTGGGCTGCGGCGACGGCGCGCTGCTGGACCACCTGCAGCGCGAGCGCGGCTGCTCCGGCTATGGCGTGGAGATCGCCGACGACAACGTGCTGGCCTGCGTCAAGCGCGGGGTCGACGTCATCCAGCTCAACCTCGACGAGGGCCTGTCGATGTTCGACGACAGCTCCTTCGACGTGGTGCTGCAGGTGGACACGCTGCAGCACCTGCGCAACGCCGAGACCATGCTGGTGGAAACCGCCCGCGTGGGGCGCATCGGCATCGTCGCTTTCCCGAACTTCGCCCACTGGCCCAACCGCCTGGCGATCCTGCGCGGCCGCATGCCGGTGACCAAGCGGCTGCCCTACCAGTGGTACGACACGCCGAACATCCGCGTCGGCACCTTCAAGGATTTCGAGGTGCTGGCCACCAAGAACCAGCTGTCGATCCTGGACGCCTTCGGGCTGCAGGAAGGGCGTGAGGTGCGCCGGCTGCCGAACGTGCGCGCCTCGACGGCGGTGTTCAAGTTCGAGCGCGGTTGA
- the metX gene encoding homoserine O-acetyltransferase MetX gives MLIAKPQAMQFDAPLPLRCGASIRGYSLAYETYGSLNAERSNAVLICHALNASHHVAGVYEDQPGSEGWWDTMIGPGKPVDTDRFFVIGVNNLGSCFGSTGPMHLNPDTGKVWGADFPVVTVEDWVDAQARLLDALGIRRLAAVMGGSLGGMQALSWTLQHPERVRHAVVVASAPNLTAENIAFNEVARRAIVTDPDFHGGHFYAHGVVPKRGLRIARMIGHITYLSDDVMNEKFGRQLRDGIDLRAAAGPSQGGAAPSGGSDLRTARSVGAYKYSTQDIEFQIESYLRYQGDKFSEYFDANTYLLITRALDYFDPAREHDGKLAKALAVARAKFLLVSFTTDWRFSPQRSREIVKALLDNRRDVSYAEIDAPHGHDAFLLEDARYLGVVRSYFDRIAAENAAPPAAGAQSEAATAPAAPVVEAT, from the coding sequence ATGCTGATCGCCAAGCCCCAGGCCATGCAGTTCGACGCGCCCTTGCCGCTGCGCTGCGGCGCGTCGATCCGCGGCTATTCGCTGGCCTACGAGACCTACGGCAGCCTCAACGCCGAGCGCAGCAATGCGGTGCTGATCTGCCACGCGCTGAACGCCTCGCACCACGTGGCCGGCGTGTACGAGGACCAGCCCGGCTCCGAAGGCTGGTGGGACACCATGATCGGCCCGGGCAAGCCGGTGGACACCGACCGCTTCTTCGTCATCGGCGTCAACAACCTGGGCTCCTGCTTCGGCTCGACCGGGCCGATGCACCTCAATCCCGACACCGGCAAGGTGTGGGGCGCCGACTTCCCGGTGGTCACGGTGGAAGACTGGGTCGACGCCCAGGCCCGGCTGCTCGACGCCCTGGGCATCCGCCGGCTGGCGGCGGTGATGGGCGGCAGCCTCGGCGGCATGCAGGCGCTGTCCTGGACGCTGCAGCACCCGGAGCGGGTGCGGCACGCGGTGGTGGTGGCCAGCGCCCCCAACCTCACCGCCGAGAACATCGCCTTCAATGAAGTGGCACGCCGGGCGATCGTCACCGACCCCGACTTCCACGGCGGCCACTTCTACGCGCACGGCGTGGTGCCCAAGCGCGGCCTGCGCATCGCCCGCATGATCGGCCATATCACGTACCTCTCGGACGACGTGATGAACGAGAAGTTCGGACGGCAGCTGCGTGATGGGATTGATCTGCGCGCCGCCGCCGGGCCGTCCCAAGGCGGCGCAGCCCCCTCGGGGGGCAGCGACCTACGCACAGCGAGGAGCGTGGGGGCCTACAAATACAGCACCCAGGACATCGAGTTCCAGATCGAGAGCTACCTGCGCTACCAGGGCGACAAGTTCAGCGAGTACTTCGACGCCAACACCTACCTGCTGATCACCCGGGCGCTGGACTACTTCGACCCGGCGCGCGAGCACGACGGCAAGCTGGCCAAGGCGCTGGCGGTGGCGCGCGCCAAGTTCCTGCTGGTGAGCTTCACCACCGACTGGCGCTTCTCCCCGCAGCGCAGCCGCGAGATCGTCAAGGCGCTGCTGGACAACCGGCGCGACGTCAGCTACGCCGAGATCGACGCGCCGCACGGGCACGATGCCTTCCTGCTGGAGGATGCGCGCTACCTAGGGGTGGTGCGCTCGTACTTCGATCGGATCGCGGCCGAGAACGCGGCGCCGCCGGCTGCTGGCGCCCAGTCCGAAGCCGCAACGGCGCCCGCGGCCCCTGTCGTGGAGGCCACATGA
- a CDS encoding TMEM165/GDT1 family protein encodes MEAFLVSTGIVALAEMGDKTQLLSLVLAARFRKPWPIVLGILAATLANHALAGAAGAWVTSVLGPQVLRWVLGASFLLMAGWMMIPDKLDEDGDAKAPRFGVFGTTLLAFFLAEMGDKTQIATVMLAARYSVWAPVVLGTTLGMMIANVPVVWFGERVTRRVPIRLVHLVSAVIFAALGAGAFLTA; translated from the coding sequence ATGGAAGCTTTCCTCGTCTCCACCGGCATCGTCGCCCTGGCCGAAATGGGCGACAAGACGCAGCTGCTGTCGCTGGTGCTGGCCGCCCGGTTCCGCAAGCCCTGGCCGATCGTGCTGGGCATCCTGGCCGCCACCCTGGCCAACCACGCGCTGGCGGGTGCCGCCGGCGCCTGGGTCACCAGCGTGCTCGGGCCGCAGGTGCTGCGCTGGGTGCTGGGCGCTTCCTTCCTCCTGATGGCGGGCTGGATGATGATTCCCGACAAGCTCGACGAGGATGGCGACGCCAAGGCGCCGCGCTTCGGCGTGTTCGGCACCACGCTGCTGGCGTTCTTCCTGGCCGAGATGGGCGACAAGACGCAGATCGCCACGGTGATGCTGGCGGCGCGCTACTCGGTGTGGGCGCCGGTGGTGCTGGGCACCACGCTGGGCATGATGATCGCCAACGTGCCGGTGGTGTGGTTCGGCGAGCGGGTCACGCGGCGCGTGCCGATCCGGCTGGTGCACCTGGTGTCGGCGGTGATCTTCGCCGCGCTCGGGGCCGGTGCGTTCCTGACGGCGTGA
- a CDS encoding ammonium transporter has protein sequence MEALKQGSDALFILLGGIMVLAMHAGFAFLELGTVRKKNQVNALVKILADFSVSTVAYFLVGYLIAYGTSFFVSGEQLAARNGYDLVKFFFLLTFAAAIPAIISGGIAERARFGPQLVATAVVVGVIYPLFESVAWNQAFGVQAWLKSATGAEFHDFAGSVVVHAMGGWLALPAVLLLGARSNRYRKDGAISAHPPSNIPFLALGAWILTVGWFGFNVMSAQTIDKISGLVAVNSLMAMVGGTLAALALGRNDPGFVHNGPLAGLVAVCAGSDLMHPVGALAVGAIAGAIFVFMFTLTQNRWKIDDVLGVWPLHGLCGAWGGIAAGIFGARALGGLGGVSLGAQVIGTLIGVAWALAGGFAVYGALKASCGLRLSAEEEHEGADLAIHRIGATPEREANW, from the coding sequence ATGGAAGCACTAAAGCAGGGATCGGACGCCCTGTTCATTCTCCTGGGCGGCATCATGGTGCTGGCGATGCATGCCGGCTTTGCCTTCCTGGAACTCGGCACCGTGCGCAAGAAGAACCAGGTCAACGCGCTGGTCAAGATCCTGGCGGACTTCTCGGTGTCCACGGTGGCCTACTTCCTGGTCGGCTACCTGATCGCCTACGGCACCAGCTTCTTCGTCAGCGGCGAACAGCTTGCCGCGCGCAACGGCTACGACCTGGTCAAGTTCTTCTTCCTGCTCACGTTCGCCGCGGCCATCCCCGCGATCATCTCCGGCGGCATCGCCGAGCGCGCGCGCTTCGGCCCGCAGCTGGTGGCCACCGCCGTCGTGGTGGGCGTGATCTATCCGCTGTTCGAAAGCGTGGCCTGGAACCAGGCCTTCGGCGTGCAGGCCTGGCTCAAGTCCGCGACCGGGGCCGAGTTCCACGATTTCGCCGGCTCGGTGGTGGTCCATGCGATGGGCGGCTGGCTCGCGCTGCCGGCGGTGCTGCTGCTGGGCGCACGCAGCAACCGCTATCGCAAGGACGGCGCCATCTCGGCGCATCCGCCTTCCAACATCCCGTTCCTCGCGCTGGGCGCGTGGATCCTCACCGTGGGATGGTTCGGCTTCAACGTGATGAGCGCGCAGACCATCGACAAGATCTCGGGACTGGTCGCGGTCAATTCGCTGATGGCCATGGTCGGCGGCACGCTGGCCGCGCTGGCGCTGGGCAGGAACGACCCGGGCTTCGTTCACAACGGGCCGCTGGCCGGGCTGGTGGCGGTGTGCGCGGGCTCGGACCTGATGCATCCGGTCGGCGCCCTGGCCGTGGGCGCGATCGCCGGTGCGATCTTCGTCTTCATGTTCACCCTGACGCAGAACCGCTGGAAGATCGACGACGTACTGGGCGTGTGGCCGCTGCACGGGCTGTGCGGCGCCTGGGGCGGCATCGCCGCCGGCATCTTCGGCGCGCGCGCCCTCGGCGGCCTGGGCGGCGTCAGCCTGGGCGCACAGGTGATCGGCACCCTGATCGGCGTGGCCTGGGCGCTGGCCGGCGGCTTCGCCGTCTACGGCGCGCTCAAGGCGTCCTGCGGGCTGCGCCTGTCGGCCGAGGAGGAGCACGAGGGCGCGGACCTGGCCATCCACCGGATCGGCGCGACCCCCGAACGCGAGGCGAATTGGTAG
- a CDS encoding RNA recognition motif domain-containing protein, translating into MGNKLYVGNLPYSVRDSDLEQAFGQFGSVTSAKVMMERDTGRSKGFGFVEMGSDAEAQAAINGMNGQSLGGRSVVVNEARPMESRPRSGGYGGGGGGGGYGGGGGGGGGYGGGGGRREGGGGGGGYGGRGGGDGGFRSPYGSGPRGGGGGGNRGGY; encoded by the coding sequence ATGGGCAATAAACTTTACGTCGGCAACCTGCCTTACTCCGTTCGCGACAGCGATCTGGAGCAGGCGTTCGGCCAGTTCGGCTCCGTCACCAGCGCCAAGGTGATGATGGAGCGCGACACCGGCCGCTCCAAGGGTTTCGGCTTTGTGGAAATGGGCAGCGACGCGGAAGCGCAAGCGGCCATCAACGGCATGAACGGCCAGTCCCTCGGCGGCCGCAGCGTCGTCGTGAATGAAGCGCGCCCGATGGAATCGCGCCCGCGCAGCGGCGGCTACGGCGGCGGCGGTGGTGGCGGCGGCTACGGCGGCGGCGGTGGTGGTGGTGGCGGCTACGGCGGCGGCGGTGGCCGTCGTGAAGGCGGCGGCGGTGGCGGCGGCTACGGCGGTCGTGGCGGCGGCGACGGCGGCTTCCGCAGCCCCTATGGCTCCGGCCCGCGCGGCGGTGGCGGCGGTGGCAACCGCGGCGGCTACTAA
- a CDS encoding SDR family oxidoreductase, with translation MDKLVFITGASSGIGQALAWRYYQAGWRLALVARRTGEIEQWAQARGLEAGRFAVYGADVADPHSIVAAGRDCIARQGVPDAIIANAGISIGMDTAIREDLDVMARTFAINNTGLAATFHPFIAAMVQRGSGALVGIGSVAAIRGLPGHGAYCASKAAVVSYCESLRGELRPAGVKVVTISPGYVDTPLTRSNRYAMPFLLQPEEFAERAFQAIEAGASYRVIPWQMGVVAKLLRLLPNAVYDRLLANRPRKHRQTAA, from the coding sequence ATGGACAAACTGGTCTTCATCACCGGGGCGTCCAGCGGCATCGGCCAGGCGCTCGCCTGGCGCTACTACCAGGCCGGCTGGCGGCTGGCGCTGGTGGCGCGGCGCACCGGCGAGATCGAGCAGTGGGCGCAGGCCCGGGGACTGGAGGCCGGCCGCTTCGCGGTGTACGGGGCCGATGTCGCGGACCCGCACAGCATCGTCGCCGCCGGCCGCGACTGCATCGCGCGCCAGGGCGTGCCCGATGCGATCATCGCCAATGCCGGTATCAGCATCGGGATGGACACGGCCATCCGCGAGGACCTGGACGTCATGGCCCGCACCTTCGCCATCAACAACACCGGCCTGGCTGCGACCTTCCATCCCTTCATCGCGGCGATGGTGCAGCGCGGCTCGGGCGCGCTGGTGGGCATCGGCAGCGTGGCGGCGATCCGCGGGCTGCCGGGGCACGGCGCGTACTGCGCCAGCAAGGCCGCGGTGGTGAGCTACTGCGAGAGCCTGCGCGGCGAGCTGCGCCCGGCCGGCGTGAAGGTGGTGACGATCAGCCCCGGCTACGTCGACACGCCGCTGACCCGATCGAACCGCTACGCCATGCCCTTCCTGCTGCAGCCGGAGGAATTCGCCGAACGCGCGTTCCAGGCCATCGAGGCGGGCGCGAGCTATCGCGTCATTCCCTGGCAGATGGGCGTGGTCGCCAAGCTGCTGCGCCTGCTGCCCAACGCGGTGTACGACCGCCTGCTGGCCAACCGGCCGCGCAAGCACCGGCAGACGGCGGCTTAG
- the lptC gene encoding LPS export ABC transporter periplasmic protein LptC has translation MSTVAAAGRPSPGKLIRAGWDRIAVYLPAILMGAIALGSYWLVRNAPTLADVPTPAAPTHEPDNFMRRFSVRTFDMNGRLKSEIHGTEGRHYPDTDTLEIDQPRIRSFSARGELTVASARLAISNADGSEVQLVGSAVVRREPGTGAGGEQRARLEIRGEFLHAFLDAEKVKSNKPVELIRGDDHFTSDGLDYDHTDQVLELKGRVRGVITPRNAQQP, from the coding sequence GTGAGCACCGTGGCCGCGGCGGGACGCCCTTCCCCGGGCAAGCTGATTCGTGCCGGCTGGGACCGCATCGCGGTGTACCTGCCGGCGATCCTCATGGGCGCGATCGCACTGGGGAGCTACTGGCTGGTGCGCAACGCCCCGACGCTGGCCGACGTGCCGACCCCGGCGGCGCCCACGCACGAGCCGGACAACTTCATGCGCCGCTTCTCGGTGCGGACCTTCGACATGAACGGCCGCCTGAAAAGCGAGATCCACGGCACCGAAGGCCGGCACTATCCGGACACCGACACGCTGGAGATCGACCAGCCGCGCATCCGCTCGTTCAGCGCGCGCGGCGAGCTCACGGTGGCCAGCGCGCGCCTGGCCATCAGCAACGCCGACGGCTCGGAGGTGCAACTGGTGGGCTCGGCGGTCGTCCGGCGCGAGCCGGGCACCGGCGCCGGCGGCGAGCAGCGCGCCCGCCTGGAGATCCGCGGCGAATTCCTGCATGCCTTCCTCGATGCCGAGAAGGTGAAGTCGAACAAGCCGGTGGAACTGATTCGCGGCGACGACCACTTCACCTCGGACGGCCTGGACTACGACCACACCGACCAGGTGCTGGAGTTGAAGGGGCGGGTCCGCGGCGTCATCACGCCGCGCAACGCCCAGCAGCCCTGA
- a CDS encoding KdsC family phosphatase, protein MTPALQFAPELLLAAQGVRLAFFDVDGVLTDGGLYLSDQGEPLKRFHILDGLGLKLIQQAGITPVVITGRDSPALRARLKALGVTHAHFGTEAKLAAAEQSLTQLGLDWTQAAGMGDDWPDLPVLRRCAFACAPANAHAEVKAAARYVTQAGGGHGAAREFCDLLLVAGGRYAALLEAYA, encoded by the coding sequence ATGACCCCCGCCCTGCAATTCGCGCCCGAACTGCTGCTGGCCGCCCAGGGCGTGCGGCTGGCCTTCTTCGACGTGGACGGCGTGCTCACCGACGGCGGGCTGTACCTGTCGGACCAGGGCGAGCCGCTGAAACGGTTCCACATCCTCGACGGCCTGGGCCTCAAGCTGATCCAGCAGGCCGGCATTACCCCGGTGGTGATCACCGGGCGCGATTCGCCGGCCCTGCGCGCGCGCCTGAAGGCGCTGGGCGTGACGCACGCGCATTTCGGCACCGAGGCCAAGCTGGCGGCCGCCGAGCAGTCGCTGACGCAGCTCGGCCTGGACTGGACGCAGGCCGCGGGCATGGGCGACGACTGGCCCGACCTGCCGGTGCTGCGCCGCTGCGCCTTCGCCTGCGCCCCGGCCAACGCGCATGCCGAGGTCAAGGCCGCCGCGCGCTATGTCACGCAGGCGGGCGGCGGCCACGGCGCGGCGCGCGAGTTCTGCGACTTGCTGCTGGTGGCCGGCGGGCGCTATGCCGCCTTGCTGGAGGCCTACGCGTGA